From a single Hymenobacter sp. YIM 151500-1 genomic region:
- the cobA gene encoding uroporphyrinogen-III C-methyltransferase gives MTTPRLTVLGAGPGDPELLTLKGARVLAEADVVLYDALANRTLLDHARPTALLVPVGKRRGMRSHGQDEINALIVDYARRYGHVVRLKGGDPFVFGRGREEMLYAEAHGLLTDYVPGISSAVAAAGSAGIPVTHRGLSEGFRVITATTASGELSGSIGEAARDTRGTTVILMGLGELPRIVAEFCRHGHAATPAAIIQNGTLPQARLVTGSVAELPARAAAAGIEAPAIIIIGEVVRLATPEKLAELPALYAEVA, from the coding sequence ATGACCACTCCCCGCCTTACCGTTCTTGGCGCTGGTCCCGGCGACCCGGAGCTGCTCACGCTCAAGGGGGCGCGGGTGCTGGCGGAGGCCGACGTGGTGCTCTACGACGCCCTGGCCAACCGCACCCTGCTCGACCACGCCCGCCCCACGGCCCTGCTGGTGCCGGTGGGTAAGCGGCGCGGCATGCGCAGCCACGGGCAGGACGAAATCAACGCCCTCATCGTGGACTATGCCCGCCGCTACGGCCATGTGGTGCGCCTGAAGGGCGGCGACCCGTTCGTGTTCGGGCGGGGCCGCGAGGAAATGCTCTACGCCGAAGCTCACGGCCTGCTGACCGACTACGTGCCGGGCATCAGCAGCGCGGTAGCCGCCGCGGGCAGCGCGGGTATTCCGGTTACGCACCGGGGCTTGAGCGAAGGCTTTCGGGTGATTACGGCCACCACGGCTAGCGGGGAGCTGTCGGGCAGCATCGGAGAGGCGGCCCGCGACACGCGCGGTACCACCGTCATCCTGATGGGCTTGGGGGAGCTGCCGCGCATTGTGGCCGAGTTCTGCCGCCACGGCCACGCCGCCACGCCCGCCGCCATCATCCAGAACGGCACCCTGCCCCAGGCCCGCCTGGTGACGGGCTCGGTAGCCGAGTTGCCAGCTCGTGCCGCCGCCGCGGGTATTGAAGCCCCGGCCATCATCATTATCGGCGAAGTGGTGCGGCTGGCTACCCCGGAGAAGCTGGCCGAACTGCCGGCCCTGTACGCGGAGGTGGCGTGA
- a CDS encoding assimilatory sulfite reductase (NADPH) flavoprotein subunit: MSILSPSPTLPVGFDDESLQRLTSGLTDQQLIWLSGYLYGRAAAPGPAPLPGVAAPAAAADSAGRLTILFGSQTGNSKKAAGLVAEAARQRGLTPTVRDMNDYPTKELQHERQLLIIVSTQGEGDPPMAAEELHQFLLSKRAPKLPELRYAVLALGDKSYLQFCQTGFEFDQRLAELGAQRLAERVDCDVSFENEARQWAAQVLGQLTPATPVRPDVAVRAEAPAAPAAVAEPVEYSHERPFEAELLEKIQLNGRGSDKETYHLEFSLAGSGIRYEAGDALLVQPINHQPLVQEVLQAVRLPADAPVQLGGAELDLGTALTERLELSVLTRDVLERYAAVAPQHPQLREVLDLKAQLPAYLYGRDVADLLREFPLELSGQQLAAVLRPLPARAYSIASSLLAHPDEVHLTVGKVRYQAHGRHKQGACSGHLADQLAPGDLARVWVDRNEYFKLPQDPGTGIIMVGAGTGVAPFRAFVEERVETGATGQNWLVFGNPHFTTDFLYQLEWQQHLKRGALSRLDVAFSRDQAEKIYIQHRLLEQSRRVFDQLENGAHFYVCGDKNRMAADVQQALLRIIAQESGQGDDYAAEYLRQLRKSRRYLEDVY; this comes from the coding sequence ATGTCTATTCTTTCACCTTCTCCCACTCTGCCTGTCGGGTTTGATGACGAGTCGTTGCAGCGGCTCACGTCGGGCCTGACGGACCAGCAGCTCATCTGGCTAAGCGGCTACTTGTACGGCCGGGCAGCGGCGCCGGGCCCGGCGCCGCTGCCCGGCGTCGCTGCCCCGGCTGCGGCGGCCGATTCAGCGGGCCGGCTGACCATCCTATTCGGCTCGCAGACCGGCAACAGCAAGAAGGCGGCGGGCCTGGTGGCCGAGGCGGCCCGCCAGCGCGGCCTTACGCCCACGGTGCGCGACATGAACGACTACCCGACCAAGGAGCTGCAACACGAGCGGCAGCTGCTCATCATAGTCAGCACCCAGGGGGAGGGCGACCCGCCGATGGCGGCCGAGGAGCTGCACCAGTTTCTGCTCAGCAAGCGCGCCCCCAAGCTGCCGGAGCTGCGCTACGCCGTGCTGGCCCTCGGCGACAAAAGCTACCTGCAATTCTGCCAGACCGGCTTCGAGTTCGACCAACGCCTGGCCGAGTTGGGTGCCCAGCGCCTGGCTGAGCGGGTAGATTGCGACGTGAGCTTTGAAAACGAAGCCCGGCAGTGGGCCGCTCAGGTGCTGGGCCAGCTCACGCCCGCCACTCCTGTCCGCCCCGACGTGGCCGTGCGGGCCGAGGCGCCGGCTGCCCCCGCGGCCGTAGCCGAGCCGGTGGAGTATTCTCATGAGCGGCCATTTGAAGCGGAGCTGCTGGAAAAGATTCAACTGAACGGCCGGGGCTCCGACAAGGAAACTTACCACCTGGAATTTTCGCTGGCCGGCTCCGGCATCCGCTACGAAGCCGGCGACGCCCTGCTGGTGCAGCCCATCAATCACCAGCCGCTGGTGCAGGAAGTGCTCCAAGCCGTCCGGCTGCCGGCTGATGCGCCTGTGCAGCTGGGCGGCGCCGAGCTGGACCTGGGCACGGCCCTGACGGAGCGGCTGGAGCTGTCGGTGCTGACGCGCGACGTGCTGGAGCGGTACGCCGCCGTGGCCCCGCAGCACCCGCAGCTGCGCGAGGTGCTGGACCTGAAAGCCCAGCTGCCCGCCTACCTCTACGGCCGCGACGTGGCCGACCTGCTCCGGGAGTTTCCGCTGGAGCTGTCGGGGCAGCAGTTGGCGGCGGTGCTGCGGCCCCTGCCGGCGCGGGCCTACTCCATTGCCTCTTCCCTGCTGGCCCACCCCGACGAGGTGCACCTCACGGTGGGCAAGGTGCGCTACCAGGCCCACGGCCGCCACAAGCAGGGCGCCTGCTCGGGCCACCTGGCCGACCAGCTGGCCCCCGGCGACTTGGCCAGGGTGTGGGTAGACCGCAACGAGTACTTCAAGCTGCCCCAGGACCCCGGCACCGGCATCATCATGGTGGGCGCGGGCACGGGGGTGGCACCGTTCCGGGCGTTTGTGGAGGAGCGGGTCGAGACGGGCGCCACGGGCCAGAACTGGCTGGTGTTCGGCAACCCCCACTTCACTACCGACTTCCTGTACCAGCTGGAGTGGCAGCAGCACCTCAAGCGCGGCGCCCTCTCGCGCCTCGATGTAGCCTTCTCCCGCGACCAGGCCGAGAAAATCTACATCCAGCACCGCCTGCTGGAGCAAAGCCGGCGCGTATTCGACCAGTTAGAAAACGGGGCCCACTTCTACGTGTGCGGCGACAAGAACCGCATGGCCGCCGACGTGCAGCAGGCTCTGCTGCGCATCATCGCCCAGGAAAGCGGCCAGGGTGACGACTACGCCGCGGAGTACCTGCGGCAGCTTCGGAAGTCGCGGCGGTACCTGGAGGATGTGTATTGA